The Sporosarcina ureae genome includes a region encoding these proteins:
- the mdh gene encoding malate dehydrogenase yields MSLKRKKVSVIGSGFTGATTAFLLAQKELCDVVLVDIPAMENPTKGKALDMLEAGPVQGFDASIIGTSNYEDTKDSDVVVITAGIARKPGMSRDDLVQTNQKVMKSVTAEIVKYSPNTKIIVLTNPVDAMTYTVYKASGFPKERVIGQSGVLDTARFRTFVAQELNLSVKDVTGFVLGGHGDDMVPLVRYSTAGGVPLENLIPAGRLEEIVERTRKGGAEIVNLLGNGSAYYAPAAALVEMTEAILKDQKRVLPSIAFLEGEYGMNGIYLGVPTVLGAEGIEKIIELELTEDEKMGLQKSADSVRTVMSVLA; encoded by the coding sequence ATGTCATTGAAGCGTAAAAAAGTATCGGTTATCGGATCTGGTTTTACTGGAGCAACAACTGCATTCCTTTTAGCTCAAAAAGAACTATGTGATGTCGTCCTCGTCGATATTCCAGCTATGGAAAATCCGACGAAAGGCAAAGCATTAGACATGTTGGAAGCTGGCCCGGTTCAAGGATTTGATGCCAGTATTATCGGCACATCCAATTATGAAGACACAAAAGATTCTGATGTAGTGGTCATTACTGCCGGTATTGCACGCAAACCCGGAATGAGCCGTGACGACTTAGTACAGACAAATCAAAAAGTCATGAAATCAGTAACAGCTGAAATTGTTAAGTATTCACCTAACACGAAGATTATTGTGTTAACGAATCCAGTAGATGCCATGACATATACTGTATACAAAGCGTCTGGGTTCCCTAAAGAACGTGTGATTGGTCAATCAGGTGTACTGGATACAGCTCGTTTCCGTACGTTTGTCGCACAAGAATTAAATCTATCAGTAAAAGATGTAACAGGCTTCGTTTTAGGTGGTCACGGAGATGATATGGTGCCTCTAGTTCGATATTCGACTGCTGGTGGTGTACCTTTAGAAAACTTGATTCCTGCTGGTCGTTTAGAAGAAATTGTAGAGCGTACACGTAAGGGTGGAGCTGAAATCGTCAATCTATTAGGTAATGGTTCTGCATATTACGCGCCAGCTGCTGCCTTGGTTGAAATGACTGAAGCTATTTTGAAAGATCAAAAACGTGTCTTACCATCGATTGCGTTTCTAGAAGGCGAATACGGCATGAACGGTATTTATTTAGGTGTCCCGACAGTGTTGGGTGCGGAAGGTATCGAAAAAATCATTGAACTTGAATTAACCGAAGACGAGAAAATGGGACTTCAAAAGTCCGCTGACTCTGTACGTACTGTAATGAGTGTTCTGGCGTAA
- a CDS encoding MaoC/PaaZ C-terminal domain-containing protein, producing the protein MLKNKRKSIGKEITELEIGERLHLTEKIEDKDLMLYLGLTNDANPLYLQHDYAAETIYGQPIVPPIMLTGIVTAAISKHMPGPGAHIIHQQLHFPKPVYHYSIVEFFLEITKLDIQTNQVTIQVDATDQEGERIMSGEVVVIAPQKHPVKAVQTKGSENEN; encoded by the coding sequence TTGTTGAAGAATAAACGTAAATCGATAGGAAAAGAAATCACGGAGTTAGAAATCGGTGAAAGGTTGCACTTGACCGAAAAGATTGAAGACAAAGATTTGATGTTGTACCTAGGGTTGACTAATGATGCCAATCCACTTTATTTGCAACATGATTACGCAGCGGAGACGATCTATGGACAACCCATAGTACCACCCATCATGTTGACGGGTATTGTGACAGCTGCTATATCTAAACACATGCCTGGACCCGGTGCGCATATTATTCATCAGCAACTGCATTTCCCTAAGCCTGTCTATCATTACTCCATCGTTGAATTCTTTCTGGAAATTACGAAACTTGATATTCAGACTAATCAAGTAACCATCCAAGTAGATGCAACGGATCAAGAAGGAGAACGAATTATGAGCGGAGAAGTAGTGGTCATCGCTCCGCAAAAACATCCTGTCAAAGCAGTGCAAACGAAAGGATCTGAGAATGAAAATTAA
- a CDS encoding response regulator transcription factor: protein MKINQQKILIVEDEQSIQKLLAFTLQQADYHTVLASDGEEAIEKVLDEKPDLIILDLMLPKIDGIEVCRMLRKEDIQTPIIMLTAKGEEMDKIIGLEMGADDYMTKPFSPREVAARVRAVLRRTGERSHTKEKKLVAGQLTVYPERLEVYLGETLLEFTPKEFELLVYFMRHPNRVFSRDQLLQAVWNYEFAGDSRIVDVHVSHLRDKIEENTRKPRYIKTMRGVGYKFGE from the coding sequence ATGAAAATTAACCAGCAAAAGATTTTGATTGTGGAAGATGAACAGTCTATACAGAAATTGCTTGCATTCACATTGCAACAAGCAGACTATCACACGGTACTTGCGAGTGATGGAGAAGAAGCTATCGAAAAAGTATTGGACGAAAAACCTGATTTAATTATTTTGGATTTAATGTTACCGAAAATAGACGGAATAGAAGTTTGCCGTATGCTGAGAAAAGAAGATATTCAAACACCGATCATCATGTTGACTGCTAAAGGTGAGGAAATGGATAAAATCATCGGCCTGGAAATGGGTGCGGACGATTACATGACAAAGCCTTTTAGTCCACGTGAGGTGGCAGCAAGGGTTCGTGCGGTTCTGAGGCGGACGGGTGAACGTAGCCATACGAAAGAGAAGAAATTGGTTGCGGGTCAGCTGACAGTGTATCCTGAACGCTTGGAAGTGTATTTAGGCGAAACACTACTAGAGTTTACGCCGAAGGAATTTGAGTTGCTTGTGTATTTCATGAGGCATCCGAATCGCGTGTTCTCCCGTGACCAGTTGCTGCAAGCGGTATGGAATTATGAGTTTGCAGGAGATTCTAGAATTGTTGATGTGCATGTGAGTCATCTGCGCGATAAAATCGAAGAAAATACGAGAAAGCCGCGCTATATCAAAACAATGAGAGGCGTCGGTTACAAGTTTGGAGAGTAA